From a single Hymenobacter sp. YIM 151500-1 genomic region:
- a CDS encoding FAD-dependent monooxygenase, producing the protein MAHFLVIGAGIGGLTTALALRQAGHEAAVYEAAPKLREMGAGLVLGANTMQALQRLGLAEAVASLGEPLHGLTIFDEAGRVLLDVNAAPFAARQFGQLTNIALRHAALQHFLLRQLRAGTVHTGKQFTHFTLDPAGVTAHFADGSTATADALVAADGLHSRVRRQLLPEARPRYAGYTCWRAVVDASGLNLPRTGRFQETWGRAGRFGYVPVGEGLVYWFGTLNSPQPQQPDLACYTTADLRRLFAGYHAPVADLLHLTPEARLLWHDIVDLPPLRRYAHGRVLLLGDAAHATTPNLGQGAGQAVEDAVVLGQCVTNGAAPEAAFREFERRRRHRTHRIVSRSWRVGQVAQWQHPALIAARNALLRLTPRFVTDWQTQFIYRTRF; encoded by the coding sequence TGCGCGAAATGGGCGCCGGCCTGGTACTGGGGGCCAATACCATGCAGGCCTTGCAGCGCTTGGGATTGGCCGAAGCCGTAGCCAGCCTGGGTGAGCCGCTACACGGCCTTACCATTTTCGACGAAGCCGGCCGCGTGCTGCTCGACGTGAATGCGGCGCCCTTCGCGGCCCGGCAGTTTGGCCAGCTTACCAACATTGCCCTCCGCCACGCTGCGCTCCAGCACTTTCTGCTGCGGCAGCTGCGGGCCGGTACGGTACACACCGGCAAGCAGTTCACCCACTTCACCCTCGACCCGGCCGGCGTTACGGCCCACTTCGCCGATGGCAGCACGGCCACGGCTGATGCCCTGGTAGCCGCCGACGGCCTTCACTCGCGGGTGCGCCGTCAGCTGCTGCCGGAAGCCCGGCCCCGCTACGCCGGCTACACCTGCTGGCGCGCCGTAGTGGATGCCTCTGGCCTGAACCTGCCCCGCACGGGCCGCTTCCAGGAAACCTGGGGCCGCGCCGGGCGCTTCGGCTACGTGCCCGTGGGCGAGGGGCTGGTGTACTGGTTTGGCACGCTCAACTCGCCCCAGCCTCAGCAACCGGACCTGGCCTGCTACACCACCGCCGACCTGCGCCGGCTTTTTGCCGGCTACCACGCGCCCGTGGCCGACCTGCTCCACCTCACGCCCGAGGCCCGGCTGCTGTGGCACGACATCGTGGATTTGCCGCCGCTGCGGCGCTACGCCCACGGCCGCGTGCTCCTGCTCGGTGACGCGGCCCACGCCACTACCCCCAACCTGGGCCAGGGCGCCGGCCAGGCCGTAGAGGACGCCGTAGTGCTGGGCCAGTGCGTGACGAATGGCGCCGCCCCAGAGGCAGCATTCCGGGAGTTTGAGCGGCGCCGCCGGCACCGCACCCACCGCATCGTCAGCCGCTCGTGGCGGGTGGGGCAAGTGGCGCAGTGGCAGCACCCGGCCCTGATAGCAGCCCGCAATGCCCTGCTGCGCCTCACGCCCCGCTTCGTCACCGACTGGCAAACGCAGTTTATCTACCGCACGCGCTTTTAG